Proteins encoded in a region of the Frondihabitans sp. 762G35 genome:
- a CDS encoding DivIVA domain-containing protein: MATDEAEFGTELRGYRKEEVDKALNELRRELIKANADRAESANETRQLAQRIEALEDELEEVGHPSYKGLGAKLENTLRLAEEQSNDLIAKTEREASELRTTSSAEAQRAVEEAHERSADILDDARGRAAAQIEESTGEADRLVSRARADAAAMIEDAERDAAATRTTASTEAAEALSTARREAAALRAEAEREVAELRSRVDADLAAARDEAATLARDTAEFRALLTSDTERQRADLDNEGRTVRDELARLDETTRAELAREIQARRADLDREVLNTRAELDDDRDNQRAELEREISAARAALANDAETTRLALEREAETTRADLDREVEEAHHDIEAARLASREEIERTTRQTREQIERDVEQTRERLARETAEQAARLQDEADRAHADLAADLAETRARLAHDDEEQRARLRNERETLEAEIAAERERVAAELAAEAETRRRDLDVELAQRRDEAEQDFVQRHDDAVAETQTFLDEANAQLAEVTQRAETKRREARKAEESAYNDARKIRSDADRVSSETLRNAESRAEFLVSDAERRARDIIGDAEERLADITRERESVATYFENLRGMVGQIEQVSPE, from the coding sequence GTGGCCACTGACGAGGCTGAATTCGGAACCGAACTCCGCGGGTACCGCAAAGAAGAGGTCGACAAGGCCCTGAACGAGCTGCGCCGCGAACTCATCAAGGCGAACGCCGATCGCGCCGAGTCGGCGAACGAGACCCGTCAGCTCGCTCAGCGCATCGAGGCGCTCGAGGACGAGCTGGAGGAGGTCGGGCACCCCAGCTACAAGGGGCTCGGAGCCAAACTGGAGAACACGCTCCGCCTGGCCGAGGAGCAGTCGAACGACCTCATCGCGAAGACGGAACGCGAGGCGAGCGAGCTGCGCACCACGTCCTCGGCCGAGGCCCAGCGCGCGGTCGAGGAGGCTCACGAGCGCTCCGCCGACATCCTCGACGACGCCCGCGGTCGCGCCGCGGCCCAGATCGAGGAGTCGACGGGAGAGGCCGACCGGCTCGTGTCCCGCGCCCGCGCCGACGCCGCCGCGATGATCGAGGACGCCGAACGGGACGCCGCCGCGACGCGGACGACGGCCAGCACCGAGGCCGCCGAGGCGCTCTCGACGGCCCGACGAGAGGCCGCCGCCCTCCGAGCGGAAGCCGAGCGCGAGGTCGCCGAACTGCGCTCGCGGGTCGACGCCGACCTCGCCGCCGCTCGCGACGAGGCCGCCACGCTCGCCCGCGACACCGCGGAGTTCCGGGCCCTCCTCACGAGCGACACGGAGCGCCAGCGGGCCGATCTCGACAACGAGGGCCGCACCGTCCGCGACGAGCTCGCCCGCCTCGACGAGACGACCCGCGCCGAGCTCGCGCGGGAGATCCAGGCCCGCCGGGCCGACCTCGATCGCGAGGTGCTCAACACCCGCGCCGAACTCGACGACGACCGCGACAACCAGCGCGCCGAGCTGGAGCGCGAGATCAGCGCAGCCCGCGCCGCCCTCGCGAACGACGCCGAGACCACGCGGCTCGCTCTCGAGCGCGAGGCCGAGACCACGCGAGCCGACCTCGACCGCGAGGTCGAGGAGGCCCACCACGACATCGAGGCCGCCCGACTGGCCAGCCGCGAGGAGATCGAGCGCACCACCCGCCAGACCCGGGAGCAGATCGAGCGCGATGTGGAGCAGACGCGGGAGCGCCTCGCCAGAGAGACCGCCGAGCAGGCCGCACGACTCCAGGACGAGGCCGACCGAGCCCACGCCGATCTCGCCGCCGACCTCGCCGAGACCCGTGCCCGCCTCGCGCACGACGACGAGGAGCAGCGCGCTCGGCTCCGGAACGAGCGCGAGACCCTCGAGGCCGAGATCGCGGCCGAGCGCGAGCGCGTGGCGGCAGAACTGGCCGCCGAGGCCGAGACCCGTCGTCGCGACCTCGACGTCGAGCTCGCCCAGCGCCGAGACGAGGCTGAGCAGGACTTCGTGCAGCGGCACGACGACGCCGTGGCCGAGACGCAGACGTTCCTCGACGAGGCCAACGCGCAGCTCGCCGAGGTGACCCAGCGCGCCGAGACGAAGCGGCGCGAGGCACGGAAGGCCGAGGAGAGCGCCTACAACGACGCGCGCAAGATCCGCTCCGACGCCGACCGCGTCAGCAGCGAGACGCTCCGCAACGCCGAGAGCCGCGCCGAGTTCCTCGTGTCCGACGCGGAACGCCGCGCCCGTGACATCATCGGAGACGCGGAGGAGCGCCTCGCCGACATCACCCGCGAACGCGAATCCGTCGCCACCTACTTCGAGAACCTCCGGGGGATGGTCGGCCAGATCGAACAGGTCTCCCCCGAGTGA
- a CDS encoding alpha/beta hydrolase, whose translation MTDPSVEVKGGVLLPAVRTDIELQTSDGLTLVGELAVPVDREPVATLLTLHPLPTAGGFMDSHVLRKASARLPAQADLAVLRFNFRSASSPRGRSEGEFGDGETERFDLAAAVAFLRERGLPTPWLVGWSFGTEVALKHALEHDIAGAILLSPPLRRARPDELARWAGSGRRLVALIPEFDDFLRPAEARERFAAVPETELIEVENGKHLWVGENQTRRVLSEIVRVVNPRALPLGETWPEPGSER comes from the coding sequence GTGACCGACCCGTCCGTCGAGGTGAAGGGCGGCGTCCTGCTGCCCGCCGTCCGCACCGACATCGAGCTGCAGACCTCCGACGGTCTCACGCTCGTCGGCGAACTGGCCGTCCCGGTCGACCGGGAGCCCGTGGCCACTCTGCTGACCCTGCACCCTCTGCCCACGGCCGGCGGCTTCATGGACAGCCATGTGCTCCGCAAGGCGTCGGCCCGGCTCCCGGCGCAGGCCGACCTCGCCGTCCTCCGGTTCAACTTCCGCAGCGCCTCGTCGCCCCGGGGCCGGTCGGAGGGCGAGTTCGGCGACGGCGAGACGGAGCGGTTCGACCTCGCCGCAGCGGTCGCGTTCCTCCGCGAGCGGGGGCTCCCGACCCCGTGGCTGGTGGGCTGGTCGTTCGGCACGGAGGTCGCCCTGAAGCACGCACTCGAGCACGACATCGCGGGCGCGATCCTGCTCTCGCCTCCACTCCGTCGCGCGCGCCCCGACGAGCTCGCGCGCTGGGCAGGCTCCGGCAGGAGGCTCGTGGCTCTGATCCCGGAGTTCGACGACTTCCTGCGGCCCGCCGAGGCGCGCGAGAGGTTCGCCGCGGTGCCCGAGACGGAACTGATCGAGGTGGAGAACGGCAAGCACCTGTGGGTCGGCGAGAACCAGACCCGGCGTGTTCTCAGCGAGATCGTCCGCGTCGTCAACCCGCGGGCCCTGCCGCTCGGCGAGACCTGGCCGGAGCCCGGCTCGGAGCGTTAG
- a CDS encoding AI-2E family transporter — translation MRIHNPYRLGLFGGLGVLSAVVIGAAIGELSTILTYCGVALFLALGLDPVVQWLENRKLPRPLAITIVMVAVLLAFVGVVFAIVPTIISQTTDLVNNLATYLQSVTAKQFVDNLQSLVPESVFNVQDALNGVIGFLTDPKNVVAIGGGVLAVGVAIGNGVAGTIVVLILTLYFMASLNSMKGGLYQLVPKSNRSEFARLSDAISRSVGRYVIGQVALALLNGVLSFVVLSIAGAQLPAFFAFIAFIGALIPLVGTVSAAAIIVLAQVALLPLSPATWIFLAIWYLVYMQVEAYILAPRVMRQAVKVPGVIVIISALVGGTLLGVLGALIAVPVAAAVLLIVREVVIPRQNAR, via the coding sequence GTGAGAATCCACAACCCCTACCGGCTCGGCCTCTTCGGCGGGCTCGGCGTCCTGAGCGCGGTCGTCATCGGAGCCGCCATCGGCGAGCTCTCGACGATCCTCACCTACTGCGGCGTCGCCCTCTTCCTGGCGCTGGGCCTCGACCCGGTCGTCCAGTGGCTCGAGAACCGCAAGCTGCCGCGCCCCCTCGCGATCACCATCGTCATGGTGGCCGTGCTGCTGGCCTTCGTCGGCGTCGTGTTCGCGATCGTCCCCACGATCATCAGCCAGACGACCGACCTCGTGAACAACCTGGCGACCTACCTCCAGAGCGTCACGGCCAAGCAGTTCGTCGACAACCTGCAGTCGCTGGTCCCCGAGAGCGTCTTCAACGTGCAAGACGCCCTGAACGGCGTCATCGGCTTCCTCACCGATCCCAAGAACGTCGTCGCCATCGGCGGCGGCGTGCTCGCCGTCGGCGTCGCCATCGGCAACGGGGTGGCCGGCACCATCGTCGTGCTCATCCTCACGCTCTACTTCATGGCGTCGCTCAACAGCATGAAGGGCGGGCTCTACCAGCTCGTCCCGAAGTCGAACCGCTCGGAGTTCGCCCGGCTCTCCGATGCGATCAGCCGCTCCGTCGGCCGCTACGTCATCGGCCAGGTGGCCCTGGCGCTCCTGAACGGTGTCCTGAGCTTCGTCGTCCTGTCTATCGCAGGAGCCCAGCTCCCGGCCTTCTTCGCCTTCATCGCGTTCATCGGCGCACTGATCCCCCTCGTCGGCACCGTCAGCGCCGCGGCGATCATCGTCCTCGCCCAGGTCGCGCTCCTGCCGCTCAGCCCCGCCACCTGGATCTTCCTGGCGATCTGGTACCTGGTCTACATGCAGGTGGAGGCCTACATCCTGGCTCCCCGCGTGATGCGCCAGGCCGTCAAGGTGCCCGGCGTCATCGTCATCATCTCGGCGCTCGTGGGCGGCACGCTGCTGGGCGTGCTGGGAGCACTGATCGCCGTCCCCGTCGCTGCGGCCGTGCTCCTCATCGTGCGCGAGGTGGTCATACCGAGGCAGAACGCCCGCTAA
- the pyrH gene encoding UMP kinase translates to MTTSKTTRRRVLLKLSGEAFGGGSLGVNPDVVSGLAKEIAEASSDVEVAIVVGGGNFFRGAELSQRGMDRGRADYMGMLGTVMNALALQDFLEQAGAATRVQSAIAMTQVAEPYIPRRAGRHLEKGRIVIFGAGAGLPYFSTDTVSAQRALEIGADEVLVAKNGVDGVYTGDPKKDPSAIKLDRLTYQEALVQGLKVVDSTAFSLCMDNGMPMHVFGMEGEGNVARAIRGERIGTLVSN, encoded by the coding sequence ATGACCACTTCGAAGACCACACGCAGGCGCGTCCTCCTCAAGCTCTCGGGAGAGGCCTTCGGCGGCGGCTCCCTCGGCGTCAACCCCGACGTCGTGTCGGGGCTGGCCAAGGAGATCGCCGAGGCCTCGTCCGACGTCGAGGTGGCGATCGTCGTCGGCGGCGGCAACTTCTTCCGCGGCGCCGAGCTCAGCCAGCGCGGCATGGACCGGGGGCGGGCCGACTACATGGGCATGCTGGGCACGGTCATGAACGCTCTCGCCCTCCAGGACTTCCTGGAGCAGGCAGGAGCCGCGACACGCGTCCAGTCCGCGATCGCCATGACGCAGGTGGCCGAGCCGTACATCCCGCGTCGCGCGGGGCGTCACCTCGAGAAGGGTCGCATCGTCATCTTCGGTGCCGGCGCCGGCCTGCCGTACTTCTCGACCGACACGGTCTCCGCCCAGCGCGCCCTCGAGATCGGCGCCGACGAGGTCCTCGTGGCCAAGAACGGCGTCGACGGCGTCTACACGGGCGACCCGAAGAAAGACCCGTCGGCGATCAAGCTCGACCGCCTCACCTACCAGGAGGCATTGGTCCAGGGGCTCAAGGTCGTCGACTCGACGGCGTTCAGCCTCTGCATGGACAACGGCATGCCGATGCACGTGTTCGGCATGGAGGGCGAGGGGAACGTCGCCCGCGCCATCCGGGGCGAGCGCATCGGCACGCTGGTCAGCAACTGA
- a CDS encoding DivIVA domain-containing protein, with amino-acid sequence MSATFPKVTGSERGYDVEQVETFLQEARSAYAGEADARSIDAESIRHTAFSMVKGGYAPQHVDSALERLEDAFAMRERERVLRQTGDETWFSEARELAEAIVQRLERPAGHRFDRVSFLTTGYHPSDVDAFVTKLRGYFSEGRPLSIEDVRTSVFRPRRGGYREGQVDLVLDSVVDVMLAVR; translated from the coding sequence GTGAGTGCGACATTTCCGAAGGTGACCGGGTCCGAGCGCGGCTACGACGTCGAGCAGGTCGAGACGTTCCTGCAGGAGGCGCGGAGCGCGTACGCGGGTGAGGCGGACGCCCGGAGCATCGACGCGGAGAGCATCCGACACACCGCCTTCTCGATGGTCAAGGGCGGCTACGCGCCGCAGCACGTCGATTCCGCCCTCGAGCGGCTCGAGGACGCCTTCGCCATGAGGGAGCGGGAGCGCGTACTCCGTCAGACCGGCGACGAGACGTGGTTCTCGGAGGCCCGCGAGCTCGCGGAGGCCATCGTGCAGCGGCTCGAGCGTCCCGCCGGCCACCGCTTCGACCGGGTCTCGTTCCTGACGACGGGCTATCACCCGAGCGACGTCGACGCGTTCGTGACCAAGCTCCGCGGGTATTTCTCGGAGGGTCGGCCCCTCAGCATCGAGGACGTCCGGACGAGCGTCTTCCGTCCCCGGCGGGGCGGCTACCGCGAGGGTCAGGTCGACCTCGTCCTCGACAGCGTCGTGGATGTGATGCTCGCCGTTCGGTGA
- the tsf gene encoding translation elongation factor Ts, giving the protein MANYSLADVKVLRDRLGAGMLDSKNALVEADGDLDKAIEILRVKGLKGVAKREGRTTTAGLVTAKEGAGSATLIELASETDFVAKNDKFIALAETVLDAVAASGATDAESGNAAPAAGQTVGELVNDEAALLGEKVELRTVASVPGEQFAIYLHKTSKDLPPQVGVVVGYTGGDAETARSIAQHIAFAAPKVLSRDEVPAEEVARERAIVEETAKNEGKPEAALPKIIEGRLTGFFKEIALLDQPYAKDSKLSVEKVLSDAGMTISGFARVKVGS; this is encoded by the coding sequence ATGGCCAACTACTCACTCGCCGACGTCAAGGTTCTCCGTGACCGTCTCGGCGCGGGCATGCTCGACAGCAAGAACGCTCTCGTCGAGGCCGACGGCGACCTCGACAAGGCGATCGAGATCCTCCGCGTCAAGGGCCTGAAGGGCGTCGCCAAGCGCGAGGGTCGCACGACCACCGCCGGCCTCGTCACGGCGAAGGAGGGCGCGGGCTCCGCGACCCTCATCGAACTCGCCAGCGAGACCGACTTCGTCGCGAAGAACGACAAGTTCATCGCTCTCGCGGAGACCGTGCTCGACGCGGTCGCCGCGTCCGGCGCGACCGACGCGGAGTCCGGCAACGCGGCTCCTGCCGCCGGCCAGACCGTCGGTGAGCTCGTGAACGACGAGGCCGCCCTGCTGGGCGAGAAGGTCGAGCTCCGCACGGTCGCCTCGGTCCCCGGCGAGCAGTTCGCGATCTACCTGCACAAGACCTCCAAAGACCTGCCCCCGCAGGTCGGCGTGGTCGTGGGCTACACCGGCGGCGACGCCGAGACGGCCCGCTCCATCGCGCAGCACATCGCCTTCGCAGCGCCGAAGGTCCTGAGCCGCGACGAGGTCCCCGCCGAGGAGGTCGCTCGCGAGCGCGCCATCGTCGAGGAGACCGCGAAGAACGAGGGCAAGCCGGAGGCGGCGCTGCCCAAGATCATCGAGGGTCGCCTGACGGGCTTCTTCAAGGAGATCGCCCTGCTCGACCAGCCCTACGCGAAAGACTCGAAGCTCTCCGTGGAGAAGGTCCTGAGCGACGCCGGCATGACCATCTCGGGCTTCGCCCGGGTCAAGGTCGGCTCCTAG
- the frr gene encoding ribosome recycling factor codes for MGKAVDVAKDDFNTVRTGRINPALFQKIPVDYYGTPTPLAQLASLQAPEARTLIVTPYDKSALKEIEKAIATFPNLGANPSNDGTIVRVTIPELTQDRRKEFVKIVRSKGEDAKVAIRNIRRRAKDDLDAQKTEVGDDEVARAEKELETITKSYVDQIDEALKRKEAELLEV; via the coding sequence ATGGGCAAGGCCGTCGACGTCGCGAAAGACGACTTCAACACCGTCCGGACCGGCCGCATCAACCCGGCGCTCTTCCAGAAGATCCCGGTCGACTACTACGGCACGCCGACCCCGCTGGCGCAACTCGCGTCGCTGCAGGCGCCGGAGGCACGCACGCTGATCGTGACGCCCTACGACAAGTCGGCTCTCAAGGAGATCGAGAAGGCCATCGCGACCTTCCCGAACCTCGGTGCCAACCCGAGCAACGACGGCACCATCGTGCGCGTGACGATCCCCGAGCTGACGCAGGACCGCCGCAAGGAGTTCGTCAAGATCGTCCGCTCGAAGGGCGAGGACGCCAAGGTGGCGATCCGCAACATCCGTCGCCGCGCGAAAGACGACCTCGACGCGCAGAAGACCGAGGTCGGAGACGACGAGGTCGCCCGCGCCGAGAAGGAGCTCGAGACGATCACGAAGAGCTACGTCGACCAGATCGACGAGGCGCTGAAGCGGAAAGAAGCGGAGCTCCTCGAGGTCTGA
- a CDS encoding lytic transglycosylase domain-containing protein — protein sequence MLRSKRVVLPMVGFAASFAFVSASLVNPLSGAYAATPDASTVVAPAGTARAVAGQTFTVAAGSSVSAARDAYTVNYTPPVVVKPKVVAAAPVADATATGSGAAVQSAVVAAPAAAAPTPGSAQAIGAQLVAARGWDSSQFNCLVSLWNRESGWNVYASNPSGAYGIPQALPGSKMASVGADWQTSASTQITWGLNYIQGRYGNPCGAWAHSEAFNWY from the coding sequence GTGCTCCGCAGCAAGCGCGTGGTCCTTCCGATGGTCGGCTTCGCCGCGAGCTTCGCGTTCGTCTCCGCCTCCCTGGTCAACCCGCTGTCGGGTGCCTACGCGGCCACCCCCGACGCCTCGACGGTCGTGGCTCCGGCCGGGACCGCCCGTGCAGTCGCCGGTCAGACCTTCACCGTCGCGGCGGGCAGCAGCGTCTCCGCCGCCCGCGACGCCTACACGGTCAACTACACGCCGCCCGTCGTCGTGAAGCCCAAGGTCGTCGCCGCCGCGCCCGTCGCCGATGCGACCGCCACGGGATCGGGCGCCGCCGTCCAGTCCGCCGTCGTCGCTGCCCCCGCGGCCGCCGCTCCCACGCCGGGCAGCGCGCAGGCGATCGGCGCCCAGCTCGTCGCCGCGCGCGGCTGGGACTCCTCGCAGTTCAACTGCCTGGTGTCGCTCTGGAACAGGGAGTCCGGCTGGAACGTCTACGCCTCCAACCCCTCCGGCGCCTACGGCATCCCGCAGGCCCTCCCGGGCAGCAAGATGGCCTCCGTCGGTGCCGACTGGCAGACGAGCGCCTCCACCCAGATCACCTGGGGCCTCAACTACATCCAGGGCCGCTACGGGAACCCCTGCGGCGCCTGGGCGCACTCCGAAGCCTTCAACTGGTATTGA
- a CDS encoding tetratricopeptide repeat protein: protein MSNVPPTPASLRGAVDLSSLVNRPAAPAARGGAEGDGAAPSRGARGTTSLVVDVTDETFTAVLDLSREVPVIVDIWAEWCGPCKQLSPILEKLVEEYAGRLVLAKVDADTNPQLTEAFQAQSIPTVAAVIGGRPVSLFVGALPEAQVREVFEQVLQLAEQNGVTGSVPYEAAAPADEQGEPEPEPLPPHHQEAYDAIEAGDYQRAQEAYRLAIAQDPRDQLAVAGLAQVSLLERLQGATLADIRSRAAAGPEDVDAQLAVADLDVSGGHVDDAFDRLLTLFPALDQAGRDAVRTRLLDYFEIVGVDAPSVTAARRRLTMLLY, encoded by the coding sequence ATGAGCAACGTCCCCCCGACCCCCGCTAGTCTCCGCGGAGCCGTCGACCTGTCGTCCCTCGTCAACCGGCCCGCGGCTCCCGCCGCGCGAGGCGGAGCGGAGGGCGACGGCGCGGCGCCGTCCCGGGGCGCGCGCGGCACGACGTCGCTCGTCGTCGACGTCACCGACGAGACGTTCACGGCCGTCCTCGACCTCAGCCGCGAGGTCCCCGTCATCGTCGACATCTGGGCCGAGTGGTGCGGGCCCTGCAAGCAGCTCTCACCGATCCTCGAGAAGCTCGTCGAGGAGTACGCGGGCCGACTGGTCCTCGCCAAGGTCGACGCCGACACGAATCCGCAGCTGACCGAGGCGTTCCAGGCGCAGTCGATCCCGACCGTCGCTGCGGTCATCGGCGGTCGACCCGTGTCGCTCTTCGTCGGGGCTCTCCCGGAGGCGCAGGTCCGGGAGGTCTTCGAGCAGGTCCTCCAGCTCGCGGAGCAGAACGGCGTGACGGGGAGCGTCCCCTACGAGGCCGCGGCCCCCGCCGACGAGCAGGGCGAACCGGAGCCCGAGCCGCTGCCCCCGCACCACCAGGAGGCGTACGACGCCATCGAGGCCGGCGACTACCAGCGCGCGCAGGAGGCCTACCGGCTGGCGATCGCTCAGGACCCGCGCGACCAGCTCGCCGTGGCCGGCCTCGCCCAGGTGTCGCTCCTCGAGCGCCTGCAGGGGGCGACGCTGGCCGACATCCGGTCGCGCGCCGCCGCGGGGCCCGAGGACGTCGACGCCCAGCTCGCGGTCGCCGACCTCGACGTCTCGGGCGGCCACGTCGACGACGCGTTCGACCGGCTCCTGACGCTCTTCCCCGCGCTCGACCAGGCCGGCCGCGACGCCGTCCGCACGCGGCTCCTCGACTACTTCGAGATCGTCGGGGTCGACGCGCCGAGCGTCACCGCGGCGCGGCGCCGCTTGACGATGCTGCTCTACTAG
- a CDS encoding phosphatidate cytidylyltransferase: MKDDSGRDVPPAGSRRADFDARAQAARHDLEAQLRAQRDRLEARNVKLTERTGRNLPAAIGIGVGLGGSVLLSLVLFKPLFMIVAAILVVFMVIELTSALRFAGRDVPRVPSAIVALAVVPFAYFYRAEGHWLALLGGIVVVTLWRLATELAPGKRTGAVDLWRDLAAGAFVQIYTTFLGTFLVLLAAQDGGQWWALGSLIVVIAVDTGAYATGLNFGKHPMAPRISPKKTWEGFAGSAAAAMITGVLISLFMIHEAWWLGLILGAVLTITATVGDLTESLIKRDLGIKDISTWLPGHGGFLDRLDSTLPSAVAAYGLYLIFAH, translated from the coding sequence GTGAAAGACGATTCAGGGCGAGACGTTCCCCCCGCCGGCTCGCGGCGAGCCGACTTCGATGCGCGGGCGCAGGCCGCCAGGCATGATCTCGAGGCGCAGCTGCGCGCTCAGCGCGACCGGCTCGAAGCGCGCAATGTCAAGCTGACGGAGCGCACCGGGCGCAACCTTCCGGCCGCGATCGGCATCGGCGTCGGCCTCGGCGGGTCGGTCCTGCTGAGCCTCGTGCTCTTCAAGCCGCTCTTCATGATCGTGGCGGCCATCCTGGTGGTCTTCATGGTCATCGAGTTGACGAGCGCTCTGCGGTTCGCCGGGCGCGACGTGCCCCGCGTCCCCAGTGCCATCGTCGCTCTCGCGGTCGTGCCCTTCGCCTACTTCTACCGGGCGGAGGGGCACTGGCTCGCCCTCCTCGGCGGCATCGTCGTCGTGACGCTCTGGCGTCTCGCGACGGAGCTCGCCCCCGGCAAGCGGACCGGAGCCGTCGACCTCTGGCGCGACCTCGCCGCCGGGGCATTCGTCCAGATCTACACGACCTTCCTCGGCACGTTCCTCGTGCTCCTCGCCGCCCAGGACGGCGGGCAGTGGTGGGCGCTCGGCTCCCTCATCGTCGTGATCGCGGTCGACACGGGTGCCTACGCGACGGGGCTCAACTTCGGCAAGCACCCGATGGCCCCGCGCATCAGCCCCAAGAAGACGTGGGAGGGTTTCGCCGGATCGGCCGCCGCGGCGATGATCACGGGTGTCCTGATCTCGCTCTTCATGATCCACGAGGCCTGGTGGCTCGGCCTCATCCTCGGTGCGGTCCTCACGATCACCGCGACGGTCGGCGACCTGACGGAGTCGCTCATCAAGCGCGACCTCGGCATCAAGGACATCTCCACGTGGCTTCCGGGCCACGGAGGCTTCCTCGACCGGCTCGACAGCACGCTGCCGTCGGCGGTGGCGGCGTACGGCCTCTACCTGATCTTCGCGCACTGA
- the rpsB gene encoding 30S ribosomal protein S2: protein MAVVTIRQLLDSGVHFGHQTRRWNPKVKRFILAERSGIHIIDLQQSLGYIDKAYDFVKETVAHGGTILFVGTKKQAQGSISEQAIRVGQPFVNQRWLGGLLTNFQTVSKRLARMKELEEIDFDDTTQGFTKKELLIKKRELDKLHKTLGGIRNLTKTPSALWVVDTKKEHLAIDEAKKLGIPVIGILDTNCDPDEIQFPIPGNDDAIRSVGLLTRIVADAAAEGLIQRHQKPEEGEQPVEPLAEWEAELLAQDAASETTDAAAPAAEPAAAEPAAAETAVVEPVEENDADAQVAGKPLGDPVAEPVATPDAETAAAVDPDAAAIDAEAASK from the coding sequence ATGGCCGTCGTCACCATCCGCCAGCTGCTCGACAGCGGCGTCCACTTCGGACACCAGACCCGCCGCTGGAACCCGAAGGTCAAGCGCTTCATCCTCGCCGAGCGCTCCGGCATCCACATCATCGACCTCCAGCAGTCGCTCGGCTACATCGACAAGGCCTACGACTTCGTCAAGGAGACCGTCGCGCACGGCGGCACCATCCTCTTCGTCGGCACGAAGAAGCAGGCTCAGGGTTCCATCTCCGAGCAGGCCATCCGCGTCGGCCAGCCCTTCGTCAACCAGCGCTGGCTCGGTGGTCTCCTGACCAACTTCCAGACCGTCTCGAAGCGCCTCGCCCGCATGAAGGAGCTCGAGGAGATCGACTTCGACGACACCACGCAGGGCTTCACCAAGAAAGAGCTTCTGATCAAGAAGCGCGAGCTCGACAAGCTGCACAAGACGCTCGGCGGTATCCGCAACCTCACGAAGACGCCGTCGGCCCTCTGGGTCGTCGACACCAAGAAGGAGCACCTCGCGATCGACGAGGCCAAGAAGCTGGGCATCCCGGTCATCGGCATCCTCGACACGAACTGCGACCCCGACGAGATCCAGTTCCCGATCCCGGGCAACGACGACGCCATCCGCTCCGTGGGCCTGCTCACGCGCATCGTCGCCGACGCCGCCGCCGAGGGCCTCATCCAGCGTCACCAGAAGCCCGAGGAGGGCGAGCAGCCCGTCGAGCCCCTGGCCGAGTGGGAGGCCGAGCTCCTCGCGCAGGACGCCGCGTCCGAGACGACCGACGCTGCTGCGCCGGCCGCCGAGCCCGCCGCTGCCGAGCCCGCCGCTGCCGAGACGGCCGTCGTCGAGCCCGTCGAGGAGAACGACGCCGACGCGCAGGTCGCCGGGAAGCCCCTGGGCGACCCCGTCGCCGAGCCGGTCGCCACGCCGGACGCCGAGACCGCTGCCGCCGTCGACCCCGACGCCGCCGCGATCGACGCCGAAGCCGCCTCCAAGTAA